GTTTTGGCAAGTGTTCTAAAAGTAGCCATACCTGCCTCTTCAACGTCATTGTACCATAGTGCCAACCGCTTAAAAGCTTGTTCCTTGCTGGTACAGTTACGGAACACTTCTCCCAGCCTTAGGGAGAGTTGATACGCTTTGTGTATCTCCGGATAAAGACTAAAAAGCAGTTCTGCACGTTGACGCTGCTCCCTGCTCCAAAGCCTCGGATGCTTAAACAGCAGGTACCGGCTACGAGCCAGTAGTTGTTTTAATGAGTCACCATTGGGCAGTAATTGAGGCACATATACTGTGCGTTGCTTGCGGGCAGCCTCTATGGCTTTATTCTCCTCTTCCAGGGCTTCCCAACGATATTTAATTCGTGTCTCCTGCACCGCATCAAAAGCCAGTTGTTGTACATGGAAGCGGTCTACCACGCATTGTGCATGGGGGAAGCAGCGCCTGATAGCAAGGTTCAGGCTGGGTGCCATGTCTACAGTCACTTCTTTTACACGTTTACGCAGGTATTCAGGAAGACGCTTCAGTATCTCTATCAGGTTGTCTGCCTGCGTCCCTTTAATCATTGCTACCAGCGATCCCTGGCGACCTTTCGCTTCTTTGTTCGTAACGATAGTATATAGTTCTCCGTTACTGAAAGCAGTTTCATCTATGCTTAGATAAGCGCCCATGTTTTGCTCAAAGAGCATCCATTCAGCTGCATGCTCTTTCTGAGACCAACTCGTGAAGTCGCTTAAGTGATGCTTATATTGTTGCTGGAGTTGTTTGCCATCTACATGGAAGAAATTACCTAATTGAACAGGGCTAATAGGATAATTATCCAAACACTTCTTTTAAAAAAAGCCCGAACTCTGAGGTCATTCGTGCTCTTTCCCGGATCGCGGTCCAGTTACGGGTGATGATTTCGCCGGTTTTTACTACTTCCCAACGACGCCGGGTTATACATAGCAAAACTTTCTGGTTGCGGATGGGGAAGTCCTGAACAGCTACTTCAGGCATAAAACCTTTGGAATGGAGTTTCTCAGAGCGGTATTCATAAGGGGCTATATTTTTCTCTTCCAGGTAGATTTTAATGAGGCCTTCCTCCGTCTTTTCTACATTCATTAATTCAAAATACTCCGTTACTCCCGCTGGCAACATTAAACTCATCAACTGACGATAACCCTGATCCAATCTCTTATTTTTTTAGGACTGCAAAACAATCACTTTTTACACCATCCCCCAAGTTTTCAACTTGATCCGATATCGCATTGGTCATCGCTTACCGCGCGTTTGCCTTCCTCGATTTCGATGTATTCAAATTCCATTAGCGCAATCGCTTTGGCAACTTCCTTGACAGTTTTGTTATGGGGGGACATGCGCAACGTCCGCAAAATGTTTGGTTCACTCATGGCAGGTGTTTTTTATAAAAGGGGGTGGATACATCCCCGTTTGTAAGTT
The Filimonas effusa genome window above contains:
- a CDS encoding ISAon1 family transposase N-terminal region protein yields the protein MDQGYRQLMSLMLPAGVTEYFELMNVEKTEEGLIKIYLEEKNIAPYEYRSEKLHSKGFMPEVAVQDFPIRNQKVLLCITRRRWEVVKTGEIITRNWTAIRERARMTSEFGLFLKEVFG
- a CDS encoding ISAon1 family transposase produces the protein MDNYPISPVQLGNFFHVDGKQLQQQYKHHLSDFTSWSQKEHAAEWMLFEQNMGAYLSIDETAFSNGELYTIVTNKEAKGRQGSLVAMIKGTQADNLIEILKRLPEYLRKRVKEVTVDMAPSLNLAIRRCFPHAQCVVDRFHVQQLAFDAVQETRIKYRWEALEEENKAIEAARKQRTVYVPQLLPNGDSLKQLLARSRYLLFKHPRLWSREQRQRAELLFSLYPEIHKAYQLSLRLGEVFRNCTSKEQAFKRLALWYNDVEEAGMATFRTLAKTIQTHYLGILNFFNNRATNAAAESFNAKIKAFRNALRGVRDVEFFLFRISKLYA